The Faecalibaculum rodentium genome segment TTCATCCCAAATTGTTCGATACATATATTTTGAAGCCAGGTCCCTGCCGTCAGACCCCGAAAGCCGAAGCGGTACGTATTCTCTGCAAACTCATATTCGGAACCAAGCGGGTAAAAATAGGGTTCATAGTCCTGGATAAAATAGAATTTAGATATGCAGTTGTCAAAGCGGCGGACAAAATAAGCGGTTTGCCAGCTTGTAGCCACAATCGCATCTGCATACTCCATATCTTCAGTATTATGATAAAGATCAACATTTGAATCAAGTATTTTAAAATTTTCCCTAACAAATTCTGTCATGGCCTGCTTTGAATATAAATTTACAGGCCGATCAATATAGAGCCTGTTGTGAAAACCATTCTGCTCCAAATAGCTGATAAATCTGAATATATTGATATGCCCTCCGGAACCTTTGCCCATTTCCGGAATTACCCAGTTCAGAGTTTTCTTTTTTTCCTTGTTTTTTTGGTAGTCCTCATACGAAAACGGGATAGTATCAGTGTTTACAATGAAGTTCCAGAATCCCAGAATATCCCGTTTTTGTGGTCCTTCGGCAGCCCGCTGTATCGACCCTTTCACTCCACGAACTTTCAGACAATTTACTGCCCGTTTCACAAATGCTCTCATTCTATTCACTCCTTTGTTGCAACTGTTGTGAGTATTTTCTATCCATTTTCACTTTATCGGACTCAGATAAACCTGGATATTGTCCAGCTCTGAGGGCTGAAGTTACCCGATACCAGTTTCGTTTGATTGCATAACCGTTCCACTGTTTCCTCTCTGGACCTGAAAGGTCCAGAGATTTCAAATATCGAATATCTCTTCGTGCGAGTACGAGGAATAATTTTATAGCTTCTTTCCAGCTGTGAACCATGACATAACCATGCAGTTCAAGCAATCCCTTATATTCGTCGTAATAACGCATCCTATAAGTTTCGAGTGGATAATTGTGCGAATGAAAAACGGCTGCTGTGGGGCAGTACAGCTTTTTATAACCCTTTTCAATCATCTGCCTGGCCCAAATCTGATCTTCGGCAAAATTGACGTCTTCGTATGGATTCTGTTCAAATACGCATCGTTTAACACAGGAGTTATTATCCGAAAAAAATGCCAGTAAATGGCGGTATCCTTCATCCTGTTTATATCTCTCTGGATCTTTGAGCTGATAGACAGTATTTGTTTCCCCAAAACCCTGGAAATGAAGTTCCAAATCTCGTTTATCCAGAAGATTACAATCCGGATATGGATAGTGAATCCCAAAACCACCAACAATCTCGGGATCACTCTTCATTCCATCCAGAAAATTCTGAAGCCAGTGAGTATCAACCGGCAAAGCATCTTGAGTAAGAAATAAAATATATTCACCCGTTCCCAGACTCGCTCCCAGATTTCTGGTTTTTCCATGGCCAAACTCTTCTTTCGGTATCTGTTTAAGAATACAGCCATATTTTCGAATCACATTCACCGTATTATCATGTGAACCGCTGTCTACACATACGACTTCGTATGTGTAATTCGTCTCCTGTCGATAAATCATATCCAGGACTTTCTCAAACAGCTCTCCCCCGTTTTTGGTTGGAATGACAATCGTAGCATCCATTATAATAACCTCAATTTTCGTAGTAACCGAACACTAGTCTTTGAATACAACTCATCGTACTGCCCTTTAATCTCATCTATGGAGATATTCAAGTGTTGATTGGTTTGCATAAGATTCGAAACAGTTGTTATATCTGAATCATCATAACTGTATATCAGAGCATCCAGTTCCAGCATGCTTCCAGCAGGATTCTCGATACTAATGATAGGCTGTCTGGTAAAAATATACTCATTGCCTTCAGCAATATCTGCGTTCGTTGTAAAGTCGACCGGCTTCCCATCAACCTCAATTTTTCGAATACGCATCATTGCATTGTGCTCAAAGCAAATATGGATTGTTGATCCAGATTCAATATGAGCTCTGATAGACAGATCCGGATTCAGCAAAAAGGATTTACAGATCTTTTTGGAATCTTGTTCAATAGTACATTCTATCAACTGCGTATGTATATTCGGTATTGGTACAGAAATGCCACCGGCTTCAGCAAGCTTTTGCCATAGAGTACCGTCTGAAACGTATTGCTGAAAGGATTCTTCCATTTTCCAGAACAGTTCCTGCATCTCATCTGTAATCCCATACTGTTTCCAGATTCTGTTTTTCATTTCACTCTCCATATCGTTGAATTCTGGTGAGTGCAGCATACTGCGAAACAGAATAAA includes the following:
- a CDS encoding glycosyltransferase family 1 protein, with amino-acid sequence MRAFVKRAVNCLKVRGVKGSIQRAAEGPQKRDILGFWNFIVNTDTIPFSYEDYQKNKEKKKTLNWVIPEMGKGSGGHINIFRFISYLEQNGFHNRLYIDRPVNLYSKQAMTEFVRENFKILDSNVDLYHNTEDMEYADAIVATSWQTAYFVRRFDNCISKFYFIQDYEPYFYPLGSEYEFAENTYRFGFRGLTAGTWLQNICIEQFGMKADSFSFSYDKDLYFPKEKTNSTTRVFFYARPVTPRRDFELGLLALEELCKRMPEVEVVFAGWDINEYVIPFRHQSLGILDISELSDLYSSCDLCFVISNTNLSLLPLEVMGSGSVAVCSKGPNSEWLVNSQNSVLVDYDPLQMALTMEWYLKHPEELANIRKKGIDFALKTSWEKEEEIVRKAILKGISEDEKCIGNRW
- a CDS encoding glycosyltransferase family A protein, with the translated sequence MDATIVIPTKNGGELFEKVLDMIYRQETNYTYEVVCVDSGSHDNTVNVIRKYGCILKQIPKEEFGHGKTRNLGASLGTGEYILFLTQDALPVDTHWLQNFLDGMKSDPEIVGGFGIHYPYPDCNLLDKRDLELHFQGFGETNTVYQLKDPERYKQDEGYRHLLAFFSDNNSCVKRCVFEQNPYEDVNFAEDQIWARQMIEKGYKKLYCPTAAVFHSHNYPLETYRMRYYDEYKGLLELHGYVMVHSWKEAIKLFLVLARRDIRYLKSLDLSGPERKQWNGYAIKRNWYRVTSALRAGQYPGLSESDKVKMDRKYSQQLQQRSE